The Rhizobium leguminosarum bv. trifolii WSM1325 nucleotide sequence TCGAGGCGCCGGTCACCGGTGAGGACGACATCCCCCTCCCCTCGCTCACCATCCATCTTGGCCGCACCAAGAATTCCGGTGCCAGCCAGGACGAGGTCGTCTATCTGACCGGCCGGCCGGTGGACGCGCTGAATGCCTGGTTGACGGCTGCAAAAGTCGACGGCGGCAGCGTGTTTCGAGCGATCGATCGCTGGGGCAATGTATCCCGACGGGCGCTCGACCCAAAAGCGGTCAACGATATCGTCAAGCGGCGGGTGGCAGAGGCTGGGCTGGAGCCTGGGGAGTTTTCGGCGCATGGACTTCGGTCGGGCTATCTGACGGAGGCTGCGAACCGCGGCATCCCGCTTCCCGAAGCCATGGAGCAATCGCGCCACCGCTCTGTGCAGCAGGCATCCAGCTACTATAACAACGCTACGCGGCGAAGCGGTCGCGCTGCTCGAATGCTCTAGGTGGCTCCATCTAAATGTCCGGTAATTTATCGGACATTATTCGACAGGCTTGAAAATGAAGAAGATTGCGCATAGAAATCTAGAAAGAACGCTATTTTTCTAGACGGAAATTATCGGAATGAGCCTCAGCATCAAGGATCCGGAAGCCCATCGCTTGGCGCAGGCGATCTCCCACGCCACGGGAGAAAGCATGACCCGCGTTGTCACCGAGGCGCTGCGCGAGCGGTTCGCGAAGATCGAACGGCGAAAGGGGCGTGCCAGCGTCGAGGAGCTCCTGGCGATCGCCGATCGCGCCGCAGCGCACGTCAAACGCCCCTATGTCGACCATGCCGAGTTCCTTTACGACGAGAACGGCCTGCCGAAATGATCATCGATACCTCGGCCCTGGTCGCAATCCTCTACCGTGAGCCCGAGGCGGCGAGTTTCGTTAAGATCATCCATGACGCGGAGCTCACGCGGATCAGCGTCGCCAATTACGTCGAGTTGTCGATGGTGGTCGAGGGTCAGCTCGGCCCCGACGGCATGCGCCAGGCCGAGGCCTTCTTCCGGCGCGCCGGCATCATCATCGAGCCTGTCACGCTCGAGCATTGCGAATTGGCAAGGCAGGCGTTTCTCGATTTCGGACAAGGTCGTCACAAGGCCGGTCTCAACTTTGGCGACTGCTTTGCCTATGCTCTGGCGAAAGCGTCCGGCGAGCCGCTGCTGTTCAAGGGCAACGATTTCGCTCAAACCGATGTCCGGGCGGCGTGATCATGGCGGAAGAGAGACTGCAGTCAGGAGTTGAGGCCCTACCGCCTGCGAATGAGCCCCTCCCCTGCCGCTGCCGCGATGGCTTTTCGCCCGTTGTTGCGTCCGGCGCAGCCGGCTTGGTGGATGGCACCCTCTTCGGCCTCTTCTTGGCACGAGAAGATTTTCCGCTGCCCCGATCGATGTCACGGGTGAAGGTATCCCACGATACGGTGTGGCAGTTCCTGCGGCGTGAGGGATTGCGGTTCAAAAAAACACTGTTCGCCCTTGACCGGGCGCGCGCTGACGTCGCGCAACGGCGACAGCGCTGGCGATCCTGGCAGTCTGGCCTCGATCCAAGACGGCTGGTCTTTATCGATGAAACCTGGATCAAGACCAACATGGCGGCGCTTCGAGGGTGGGGGCCGAAGGGCAAACGCCTGCGCAGCTTCGCCCCGCACGGACATTGGCGCACCCTGACTTTCCTCGGCGCGTTGCGCTGCGATCGGCTCACCGCACCCTGTGTCTTCGATGGACTCGATCAAGGGTGAGTGCTTTCGCGCCTATGTCGAGCAGCAACTCGTACCAGTGCTCAAACCCGGCGACATCGTCGTGATGGATAATCTCGTAGCAGCCTGCAGAGTTTTGCCCGAGCTTAGCTATCTATCGGCGCCGCCCGCACGGAGCCGAAGGCCTATCCAACTTTCCGCCCGGCCGGCGCATTTGCCCGCAGAAGCGCCATCAGCATTGGGCCGATCGCGAATTCGCCCTTTTCGCTTCGCCGCGTCAGGCCACGAAGATAGCCACCGGCCGAATTAATGTGGCCGCCTCGCTCCAGGATGCATGCCATTACGGTCGCGGCGTTTTCCGGACCCATCACATTGGCGGCCTCTTCGTAGGCCGATGGACTGACGCCCAGCATCGATCGAACGATGACGGCTGCGGCCATCAGATCGCGCCAGTTGCGGATTGCGCCATCCGGCCCATAGGCAAGGATTTCCGGGCAGGCTTGCAGAACCAGGCCGAGCGGGAAGGCTTTCAGTCCGCCACCATCATTGCGGACCCCCGGCCGTCGACTTTGCTCTTCCTCCGTCTGCGCGAAGGGATGGCCTGTCTCACCCCTTCCCTTCGCGGCCGTCACGGTCCCTCGGTCGTTGTCTGGCTC carries:
- a CDS encoding Rv0623 family protein transcription factor (PFAM: Rv0623 family protein transcription factor~KEGG: rru:Rru_A1269 transcription factor), producing the protein MSLSIKDPEAHRLAQAISHATGESMTRVVTEALRERFAKIERRKGRASVEELLAIADRAAAHVKRPYVDHAEFLYDENGLPK
- a CDS encoding PilT protein domain protein (PFAM: PilT protein domain protein~KEGG: nha:Nham_4577 PilT protein-like); its protein translation is MIIDTSALVAILYREPEAASFVKIIHDAELTRISVANYVELSMVVEGQLGPDGMRQAEAFFRRAGIIIEPVTLEHCELARQAFLDFGQGRHKAGLNFGDCFAYALAKASGEPLLFKGNDFAQTDVRAA